In Sardina pilchardus chromosome 8, fSarPil1.1, whole genome shotgun sequence, a genomic segment contains:
- the rchy1 gene encoding RING finger and CHY zinc finger domain-containing protein 1: protein MAATEVGCEHYVRSCRLKAPCCEKLYVCRLCHDAVEDHQMDRFQVKEVQCIVCNAIQEAQHSCKECNVEFGEYYCGICHLFDKDKKQYHCKPCGICRIGPREKYFHCEKCNLCLASNLQGNHKCVENVSRQNCPVCMEDIHTSRIGADVLPCGHLLHKTCFIEMCKTGAYRCPLCMHSACDMQAYWEERDKEIAQSPMPTEYQDATVKIICNDCQAHCTVPFHVLGLKCSGCGSYNTAQDGGLIQPPQPEPQEPPQQDAPPDP from the exons ATGGCTGCCACTGAAGTGGGGTGTGAACACTACGTGCGCAGCTGTCGGCTGAAA GCACCTTGCTGTGAGAAGCTCTACGTGTGTAGACTGTGCCACGATGCTGTAGAAGACCATCAAATGGACCGATTTCAGGTTAAGGAGGTCCAGTGCATCGTATGCAATGCCATACAAGAG GCGCAACATTCTTGCAAGGAGTGTAACGTGGAATTTGGGGAATATTATTGCGGTAtttgccatttgtttgacaaggATAAGAAGCAGTATCATTGCAAACCTTGTGGAATATGCAG GATTGGACCAAGGGAGAAGTACTTTCACTGTGAGAAGTGCAATCTGTGTTTAGCCAGTAATCTTCAAGGCAATCATAAG TGTGTGGAGAATGTGTCCAGACAGAATTGTCCAGTTTGCATGGAG GACATTCATACATCTAGGATAGGAGCTGATGTGCTTCCTTGTGGTCATTTACTTCATAA AACTTGCTTCATAGAGATGTGCAAAACAGG TGCCTACCGCTGCCCGCTCTGTATGCACTCTGCTTGCGATATGCAGGCTTATTGGGAAGAGAGGGACAAGGAAATTGCCCAGTCACCAATGCCTACTGAGTACCAGGATGCTACTGTCAAG ATCATTTGCAATGACTGCCAAGCTCATTGCACGGTGCCCTTCCATGTCCTGGGTTTGAAGTGTAGCGGCTGTGGATCGTACAACACGGCACAGGACGGGGGACTGATCCAGCCTCCACAACCAGAGCCTCAAGAGCCTCCGCAGCAGGATGCGCCCCCCGACCCTTGA